In Silvanigrella paludirubra, the following are encoded in one genomic region:
- the bioB gene encoding biotin synthase BioB, whose protein sequence is MEPIIESQDNQLGKLQCNSNSVQTISEDYDEAIYQKAITLYKKPFLQLIQEAAVVHKENWPEADIQRSALLSIKTGSCPEDCSYCPQSARYETDIKKHPLMEVNDIVEKAKAAKANGAERFCMGAAWRKPPRGEQFDRVLDAIREVKSLGMEACVTLGLLNEEQALKLKEAGLDYYNHNVDTSKDYYSKVITTRKFQDRVQTLRHVRNNDINVCCGGILGMGESSDDRMKLIAFLATMDPQPESVPINFLVKFDGTPLENTKDLDILHFVRTIAVARILLPKARIRLSAGRMDMSREAQILCLTAGANSIFSGEVLLTSPLPGYTFDNQLIDDMTKPLDKENLNVL, encoded by the coding sequence GTGGAACCTATTATAGAATCCCAAGACAATCAGCTTGGAAAGCTTCAATGTAATTCTAATTCAGTTCAAACAATAAGTGAAGATTATGATGAAGCAATATATCAAAAAGCAATTACACTTTATAAAAAACCATTTTTGCAATTGATTCAAGAAGCAGCCGTCGTTCATAAAGAAAACTGGCCTGAAGCTGATATTCAAAGAAGTGCTTTGCTTTCTATTAAAACAGGTTCTTGCCCAGAAGATTGTTCTTATTGCCCACAAAGTGCAAGATATGAAACCGATATTAAAAAACATCCACTTATGGAAGTAAATGATATTGTCGAAAAAGCAAAAGCAGCAAAAGCCAATGGAGCAGAGCGTTTTTGTATGGGCGCTGCTTGGAGAAAACCACCACGTGGTGAACAATTTGATAGAGTTTTAGATGCTATTCGCGAAGTTAAATCTTTAGGTATGGAAGCTTGTGTTACTTTAGGCTTGTTAAATGAAGAACAGGCATTAAAGTTAAAAGAAGCTGGACTAGATTACTACAACCATAATGTAGATACTTCAAAAGATTATTATTCAAAAGTAATTACAACACGTAAGTTTCAAGATCGTGTGCAAACATTACGTCATGTGCGAAATAACGACATAAATGTTTGTTGTGGTGGTATATTAGGAATGGGTGAATCTTCTGACGATCGAATGAAATTAATTGCTTTTTTGGCAACTATGGACCCACAACCAGAAAGTGTTCCTATTAATTTTTTAGTAAAATTCGATGGAACTCCACTAGAAAATACAAAAGATCTAGACATTTTACATTTTGTTAGAACAATAGCTGTTGCACGAATTTTATTACCAAAAGCAAGAATTCGTTTATCGGCAGGTAGAATGGATATGAGCAGAGAAGCCCAAATTCTTTGTCTAACGGCAGGAGCAAACTCCATATTTTCTGGAGAAGTGTTATTAACTTCACCGCTTCCTGGTTATACTTTTGATAATCAATTAATTGATGATATGACAAAACCATTAGATAAAGAAAATTTGAATGTCCTTTAA
- a CDS encoding ABC transporter substrate-binding protein: MKIKVKYTLRIITVLILLSFNNSIFSLTYNRPIPEVLNLKDIAFLKDVFSVSLAIQIHSTLFKMDQFNIPRQNLIDNFTVSNDGLNYYFTLKKMTFHDNSILDSKTVLSNFLFYLENKIENHEQLFSIEGAMDFYNKKSPSINGFILDPLNNLKFQIKLRYQDINFISKLTDQRLSILKSNRDPKIGLGDFKVDKIIDNKVFLSRFIKGKNPNIPDKAIYYFKIEKSEAIRGFINREFDDLFFYNLDEKEIILVKNIAKYKELYSTRVYVIALNAKNNFKNKDDRINFLASLNLEKLRDKCYPGNTRAFSIIPKGLPGFKNEVDKSNELLFNYIYKNKKINITEKRNSSYKIDIVMNIGSENCLKEYFNELKSEINLKVNISPILKTFKRWENNKVDAIIIWFEGETNLNFWGHFNPNTELTFGDPKDLLFAEIYNKLDKSTNMVEKEKSARYLDNHILSLATVFPLFHPKVFGIYSNKFINLQPGLHYAYSIPLISFTMNNEEIIQ; encoded by the coding sequence ATGAAAATAAAAGTAAAATATACTCTTAGAATAATTACTGTGTTAATTTTATTATCATTTAATAATTCTATATTTTCTTTAACGTATAATAGACCTATTCCTGAAGTTCTAAATTTAAAAGATATTGCTTTTTTAAAGGATGTATTTAGTGTTTCTTTAGCGATTCAAATTCATTCAACTTTATTTAAAATGGATCAATTTAATATTCCAAGACAAAATTTAATTGACAATTTTACTGTATCTAATGACGGATTAAATTATTATTTTACACTTAAAAAAATGACATTTCATGATAATTCAATTTTAGATTCAAAAACTGTTCTTAGTAATTTTCTATTTTATTTAGAAAATAAAATAGAAAATCATGAACAATTATTTTCTATTGAGGGCGCTATGGATTTTTATAATAAAAAATCGCCATCAATTAATGGTTTTATACTAGATCCTTTAAATAATTTAAAATTCCAAATCAAATTAAGATATCAGGATATAAATTTTATAAGTAAATTAACAGATCAGCGTTTGAGTATACTAAAATCAAATAGAGATCCAAAAATTGGATTAGGAGATTTTAAAGTTGATAAAATAATAGATAATAAAGTTTTTTTAAGCCGATTTATAAAAGGAAAAAATCCCAATATACCTGATAAAGCAATATATTATTTTAAAATTGAAAAATCAGAAGCTATAAGGGGTTTTATAAATAGAGAATTCGACGATTTATTTTTTTATAATTTAGACGAAAAAGAAATAATTTTAGTAAAAAATATTGCAAAATATAAAGAGTTATACTCTACAAGAGTTTATGTAATTGCGTTAAATGCAAAAAATAATTTTAAAAATAAAGACGATAGAATAAATTTTTTAGCAAGTCTTAATTTAGAAAAATTAAGAGATAAATGCTACCCTGGAAATACAAGAGCATTTAGTATTATTCCTAAAGGACTTCCAGGTTTTAAAAATGAAGTTGATAAATCTAATGAATTATTATTTAATTACATTTATAAAAATAAAAAAATTAATATTACGGAAAAAAGAAATAGTTCTTATAAAATAGATATTGTTATGAATATAGGTTCAGAGAATTGTCTAAAAGAATATTTTAATGAGTTAAAAAGTGAAATTAATTTGAAAGTTAATATTTCACCAATTTTAAAAACTTTTAAACGATGGGAGAATAATAAAGTAGATGCAATTATTATTTGGTTCGAAGGTGAAACAAATTTAAATTTCTGGGGACATTTTAATCCTAATACTGAATTAACTTTTGGTGATCCAAAAGATTTATTGTTTGCTGAAATTTATAATAAGCTTGATAAATCTACTAATATGGTTGAAAAAGAGAAGAGTGCAAGGTATCTTGATAATCATATTTTGAGTTTAGCTACTGTATTCCCTCTATTTCACCCAAAAGTTTTTGGAATTTACTCAAATAAGTTCATAAATTTACAACCAGGACTTCATTATGCTTATTCTATTCCATTAATATCATTTACAATGAATAATGAGGAAATTATTCAGTGA
- a CDS encoding GNAT family N-acetyltransferase — protein MKNTLLLKRSVEIYFKLIKKYLNNFDINENFNLFSNPEFENMFLWNTIFHLENNLVITHEITKEFYNYFKLNNNNNGYLFSFTDQYKNYSIYNGCYFYINNIFSYDNQIEEFEIISTDDLDFFTQVVDKSFNLNEKSRKRLCKLLYDISLEHYSKSFIAYYKKEVCGTITIIECNEYDYYIFNLGILPDFQKLGLSKELLIYLLRKYRNKKIFIQTQLNNSLSNSVLPKLGFEFLGSHNIIDISKIYEYFETK, from the coding sequence GTGAAAAATACTTTATTATTAAAAAGATCAGTAGAAATATATTTCAAATTAATTAAGAAATATTTAAATAATTTTGATATTAATGAAAATTTTAATTTATTTTCTAATCCTGAATTTGAAAATATGTTTCTTTGGAATACAATTTTTCATTTAGAAAATAATTTAGTAATAACTCATGAAATTACAAAAGAATTTTATAATTACTTTAAATTAAATAACAATAATAATGGATATTTATTTAGTTTTACCGATCAGTATAAAAATTATTCAATATATAATGGTTGTTATTTTTACATCAATAATATATTTTCCTACGACAATCAAATTGAAGAATTTGAAATAATTTCTACAGATGATTTAGATTTTTTTACTCAAGTAGTAGACAAATCATTTAATTTAAATGAAAAATCAAGGAAGAGATTATGTAAGTTGCTCTATGATATTAGTTTAGAGCATTATAGCAAATCATTTATAGCATATTATAAAAAAGAAGTTTGTGGAACTATAACTATTATAGAATGCAATGAATATGACTATTATATTTTTAATCTAGGCATACTCCCTGATTTTCAAAAATTAGGATTATCAAAAGAATTATTAATTTATCTTCTTAGAAAATATAGAAATAAAAAGATATTTATACAAACACAATTAAATAATTCATTGAGTAATTCTGTTCTTCCAAAATTAGGATTTGAATTTTTAGGAAGTCATAATATAATAGATATATCGAAAATATATGAATATTTTGAAACAAAATAA
- a CDS encoding aminotransferase class I/II-fold pyridoxal phosphate-dependent enzyme, which translates to MSFNYLFDTWEKSNQSVKMSLNYRKIFPFYQQGNLNNIKVDFSTNDYLSLRNDKRIIDEGYQSALNFGAGSGSSRMVTQTDPGIEILESNFSKRTGFKHSLFFPTGFTANISLFDGLSPFLWEENNFDQHIFIDHRCHSSLFYGLKNSNIKYDQFKHNEYDHLNFKLNSSTAKVKIIIVESLYSMDGDYSDPHRLLEVCQKFGAMLIIDETHSVGTYPTNGSWSLANSFLKPFILASVFGCGKAIGVSGGFISTDYFQLKERILQKARPLIYSTAVSPFLTGAVNKSLDIIFSEEGNERRKKLINNMEYFKKNIIFLRDKNLEFDFNKFNFDNHYSNIFPLVYKDNKNIMEKESFFLDQGLLLKAIRPPSIPKGTSRFRVILRAGHTKEDIDLLFSYLT; encoded by the coding sequence ATGTCCTTTAATTATTTATTTGATACATGGGAAAAATCAAATCAATCTGTAAAAATGAGTTTGAATTATAGAAAAATATTTCCTTTTTATCAGCAAGGTAACTTAAATAATATTAAAGTTGACTTTTCAACAAATGATTATTTAAGTTTAAGAAATGATAAAAGAATTATTGACGAGGGGTATCAGTCCGCTTTAAATTTTGGAGCAGGTTCTGGGAGTTCTCGAATGGTAACTCAAACTGATCCGGGAATTGAAATACTAGAATCAAATTTTTCAAAAAGGACAGGATTTAAACATTCTTTGTTTTTTCCAACTGGATTTACAGCTAATATATCCTTGTTTGACGGGTTATCTCCTTTTTTATGGGAAGAAAATAATTTTGACCAGCATATTTTTATAGACCATAGATGTCATTCAAGTTTATTTTATGGATTAAAAAATTCAAATATTAAATATGATCAATTTAAGCATAATGAATATGATCATCTTAATTTCAAATTGAATTCTTCAACTGCTAAAGTAAAAATTATTATAGTTGAGTCACTTTATTCAATGGATGGAGACTATTCTGATCCGCATAGACTTTTAGAGGTTTGCCAAAAATTTGGTGCTATGCTTATCATTGATGAAACTCACTCTGTTGGTACTTATCCTACTAATGGAAGTTGGAGTTTAGCTAACTCATTTTTAAAACCCTTTATTTTAGCGTCTGTATTTGGTTGTGGAAAAGCAATTGGTGTATCTGGTGGTTTTATTTCAACAGATTACTTTCAATTAAAAGAAAGAATTTTACAAAAAGCAAGACCTCTTATTTATTCAACAGCTGTATCACCTTTTTTAACAGGAGCAGTTAATAAATCTTTGGATATTATCTTTAGTGAAGAAGGTAACGAAAGAAGAAAAAAATTAATAAATAATATGGAATATTTCAAAAAAAATATTATATTTTTGAGAGATAAAAATTTAGAATTTGATTTTAATAAATTTAATTTTGATAATCACTATTCAAATATATTTCCTTTAGTTTATAAAGATAATAAAAATATAATGGAAAAAGAGTCGTTTTTTTTGGACCAAGGTTTATTACTAAAAGCAATTCGACCGCCTTCAATCCCTAAAGGAACATCACGATTTAGAGTTATTTTAAGAGCAGGTCATACAAAAGAAGATATAGATCTTCTTTTTAGTTACCTTACTTAA
- a CDS encoding aminotransferase class III-fold pyridoxal phosphate-dependent enzyme — translation MLTKFPSYYVMASNTDLGKTVFSTGISMAAVRNGLKLLYIKPVQTGFPFDSDSSFVKNYNPSEFVLTKTIFSMSNPVSPHRAIIQDKYHEESEMKEHFLDDKMISIIEEEITTNEAQFVLIEGSGGVASPTLQGQLQCDVFRELRLPVVFIADSKLGGISCTISSIALIESRGFDIACILMFDGKDENSLFLQKYYKNKFPVYSFQNIVESNLPKNETLIKKPLDVWFKENEEKFSEVFQHLTSYHVSKIQIIDDYIEVAKENIWWPFTQHGLQIEPRVIDSAFKDNLTFVDIKNLRNQNILTHKSFDASASWWTQGIGHASSRLSHAAASAAGKYGHVMFPGNIHEPVVKLTQKLMATVGKGWAQRAFFSDNGSTAIEVALKIAFRKSFGLPQKEIMMHKKDIYILGLKDSYHGDTHAAMDATNPNSYKKTDYWYEPKGYWFDYPTVYLKDRKHFVTIPESFNSNQKFELNINSIGEVFSLDRNSTDLANIYLNYIQSQMFILEGSDFLIGALLLEPVVQGAGGMKFVDPLFQRILVKECRKRKIPIIFDEVFTGFWRLGKISASVLLDEKPDIACYAKLLTGGLMPLSVTLANEECFSSFLGDSISQALLHGHSYAANPVGCAVAVEAIEETCDSKNFNKELNCLDIPWDEEIVNEFSCLPNIEKVFTLGSIFAFGLKDKNSDYTSTRSKKIVQQLKQMSLEVRPLGNIIYILSGFNTGAVELKNILKSVYELVKNE, via the coding sequence ATGCTAACTAAATTCCCATCATATTATGTAATGGCTTCGAATACAGATTTAGGAAAAACTGTTTTTTCAACTGGCATATCTATGGCGGCGGTTAGAAATGGTTTAAAACTTTTATATATTAAGCCAGTTCAAACTGGTTTTCCTTTTGATTCTGATTCCTCATTTGTAAAAAATTATAACCCCTCAGAATTTGTTTTGACAAAAACAATTTTCTCAATGTCAAATCCTGTGTCACCTCATCGTGCAATAATACAAGATAAATATCATGAAGAGTCTGAAATGAAAGAACACTTTTTAGATGATAAAATGATCTCTATTATTGAAGAAGAAATCACAACAAATGAAGCTCAATTTGTTTTAATTGAAGGCTCAGGTGGTGTGGCTTCTCCAACATTACAAGGTCAATTACAGTGTGATGTTTTTCGTGAATTAAGACTTCCTGTTGTTTTTATTGCAGATTCAAAATTAGGTGGTATTTCCTGTACGATAAGTTCAATCGCCTTAATAGAATCTAGAGGTTTTGATATTGCCTGTATTTTAATGTTTGATGGCAAAGATGAAAATTCTTTATTTTTACAAAAATATTATAAAAATAAATTTCCCGTTTATTCTTTTCAAAATATTGTAGAATCTAATTTACCTAAAAATGAAACTCTAATAAAAAAGCCGCTTGATGTTTGGTTTAAAGAAAATGAAGAAAAATTTTCAGAAGTTTTTCAACATTTAACGAGTTATCATGTTAGCAAAATTCAAATTATTGATGATTACATTGAAGTTGCAAAAGAAAATATCTGGTGGCCTTTTACTCAACATGGGCTGCAAATAGAGCCACGGGTGATTGATAGTGCATTTAAAGATAACTTAACATTTGTTGATATTAAAAATTTAAGAAATCAAAATATATTAACACATAAATCTTTTGATGCTTCGGCAAGTTGGTGGACTCAAGGAATTGGGCATGCTTCATCTAGATTATCTCATGCAGCTGCAAGTGCTGCTGGAAAATATGGTCATGTCATGTTTCCTGGTAATATTCATGAACCTGTTGTTAAGTTAACTCAGAAATTAATGGCTACAGTTGGAAAAGGTTGGGCGCAAAGAGCTTTTTTTTCAGATAATGGCTCTACAGCAATAGAAGTCGCATTAAAAATTGCTTTTCGAAAATCGTTTGGGTTACCTCAAAAAGAAATCATGATGCACAAAAAAGATATTTACATTTTAGGATTAAAGGACTCCTATCATGGTGACACTCATGCGGCGATGGATGCGACAAATCCAAATTCTTATAAAAAAACAGATTATTGGTATGAGCCCAAAGGTTATTGGTTTGATTATCCTACCGTATATTTAAAAGATCGAAAACATTTTGTTACTATTCCTGAATCTTTTAATTCAAATCAAAAATTTGAATTAAATATCAATTCTATTGGCGAAGTATTTTCATTAGATAGAAATAGCACTGATTTAGCTAATATTTACTTAAATTATATACAAAGCCAAATGTTTATTCTTGAAGGTTCTGATTTTTTAATTGGAGCATTACTTTTGGAGCCCGTTGTTCAAGGCGCGGGAGGCATGAAATTTGTAGATCCTCTTTTTCAAAGAATATTAGTAAAAGAATGCAGAAAAAGAAAAATACCTATTATTTTTGATGAAGTTTTTACTGGATTTTGGAGACTGGGTAAAATATCCGCTTCTGTTTTACTTGATGAAAAACCAGATATAGCATGTTACGCTAAATTATTGACTGGAGGATTAATGCCTTTGTCTGTTACTTTAGCAAATGAAGAGTGTTTTTCATCCTTTTTAGGCGATTCTATTTCTCAGGCTTTATTACATGGGCATTCTTATGCAGCAAACCCAGTTGGCTGTGCTGTTGCTGTTGAAGCTATTGAAGAAACTTGTGACTCAAAGAATTTTAATAAAGAGCTAAATTGTTTGGATATTCCTTGGGACGAAGAAATTGTAAATGAATTTTCTTGTTTGCCAAATATAGAAAAAGTTTTTACCTTGGGAAGTATTTTTGCATTTGGACTAAAAGATAAAAACTCAGACTATACCTCAACACGTTCTAAAAAAATTGTTCAACAATTAAAACAAATGTCTCTTGAAGTTAGACCATTAGGAAATATAATTTATATTTTATCTGGATTTAATACAGGAGCTGTAGAACTTAAAAATATTTTAAAAAGCGTTTACGAACTTGTAAAAAATGAATAA
- a CDS encoding glycoside hydrolase: protein MNLLLKKYSFIFSISLSFPLFAFADQEFVEIKLDNWTAEINPRTLEVIGKMDEKSTSIATPVTENLGEYKNLLNSPNKTSWNYPEKNLNVEISKNKNQIIFKFTSSKSQTFEWPSTLQANISETNNSENIILPDGEGLLIPVTDPFWLVNFEKYNATNYSMQDQLTMPFFGNITDDNTVSYISDSSLNNTIKILKNKDTLFVQQEHVFRQKDNYAPYIVKINLDNKKNILAPAIHFRNNLIEKKEFITFKQKKDINPEIDKLYGALHAYIWGTGRTEQALDLLSSLGIKNLWIGYDEGKNDKYKVNKKFIEKAKKLCYLIGPYDTWENIQDPKTADTPLSIFPNAWPKAAIVNENGKKMPGFHNRGYEASSEYFARQKPINKDLYDRAEKFKSTGINSYFLDVDATGTVHDDYSEDHPMNTAKDMQNRITRLKHLRDMKFVLGSETAVYWAVPYLSFAHGNNAVFNNPHWTLARDKKAYGRWFPNERPEFFFKSILAPKDYEDTKYNPLYRIPLFQTVFHDSIITTDRWEIPITKFKNLKEKRLLIGLLYGVPSIWSLDIKQIKDYSKDLKKISAFFQTYHKKIGGVQLTKFSYLTEDKLVQQTQFGEIATATVNFSNRIYNNIPANSIEIFYIKENKKEIFTP, encoded by the coding sequence ATGAATTTATTGTTAAAAAAATATTCTTTTATATTTTCCATTTCATTATCATTCCCTTTATTTGCTTTTGCAGATCAAGAATTTGTAGAAATAAAACTTGATAATTGGACTGCTGAAATTAATCCAAGAACGCTAGAAGTAATTGGAAAAATGGATGAAAAATCAACCTCAATTGCTACTCCTGTAACAGAGAATCTTGGTGAATATAAAAATTTATTAAACTCACCAAATAAAACATCTTGGAATTATCCAGAAAAAAATTTAAATGTTGAAATTTCTAAAAATAAAAATCAAATTATATTTAAATTTACCTCTTCTAAATCTCAAACATTTGAATGGCCAAGCACTTTACAAGCAAATATTTCTGAAACAAATAATTCTGAAAATATTATATTACCAGATGGTGAAGGGCTTTTAATCCCAGTAACGGATCCATTTTGGCTAGTAAATTTTGAAAAGTACAACGCTACAAATTATTCTATGCAAGATCAATTAACAATGCCATTTTTTGGCAATATAACCGATGATAATACTGTATCTTATATATCTGATAGCTCTTTAAACAATACAATTAAAATATTAAAAAACAAAGATACATTATTTGTTCAACAAGAACATGTTTTTAGACAAAAAGATAATTATGCACCTTATATTGTAAAAATTAATTTAGATAATAAGAAAAACATATTAGCTCCTGCTATACATTTTAGAAATAATTTAATTGAAAAAAAAGAGTTTATTACATTTAAACAAAAAAAAGATATAAACCCAGAAATAGATAAATTATATGGAGCTCTTCATGCTTATATTTGGGGAACTGGAAGAACAGAGCAGGCTCTCGATCTTTTATCTTCTTTGGGAATTAAAAATTTATGGATTGGTTACGATGAAGGAAAAAATGATAAATACAAAGTAAATAAAAAATTCATAGAAAAAGCAAAAAAGTTATGTTACCTTATCGGGCCTTATGACACTTGGGAAAATATACAAGATCCAAAAACAGCGGACACGCCCTTGTCTATTTTTCCAAATGCTTGGCCGAAAGCAGCTATTGTAAATGAAAATGGGAAAAAAATGCCTGGTTTTCATAATAGAGGTTACGAAGCAAGTTCTGAATATTTTGCAAGACAAAAACCTATAAATAAAGATCTTTATGATCGCGCTGAAAAATTTAAATCCACAGGAATTAATAGTTACTTTTTAGATGTTGATGCCACAGGAACCGTTCACGATGATTATTCAGAAGATCATCCTATGAACACAGCAAAAGACATGCAAAATCGAATCACACGATTAAAGCATTTAAGAGATATGAAATTTGTTTTAGGATCTGAAACAGCAGTTTATTGGGCTGTACCTTATCTTTCATTTGCACATGGAAATAATGCTGTATTTAATAATCCGCATTGGACTCTAGCCAGAGATAAAAAAGCATATGGTCGCTGGTTTCCAAATGAGCGTCCTGAGTTCTTTTTTAAATCTATTTTAGCCCCAAAAGATTATGAAGACACAAAATATAACCCATTATATAGAATTCCCTTATTTCAAACTGTTTTTCATGATAGCATTATAACTACTGATAGATGGGAAATACCAATAACAAAATTTAAAAATTTAAAAGAAAAAAGATTATTAATTGGTTTGCTTTATGGTGTACCTTCTATCTGGTCATTAGATATCAAACAAATTAAAGATTATTCTAAAGATTTAAAAAAAATCTCAGCTTTTTTTCAAACGTATCATAAAAAAATTGGAGGAGTTCAGCTAACTAAATTTTCATATTTAACAGAAGATAAATTAGTTCAACAAACTCAATTTGGCGAGATAGCAACTGCTACAGTAAATTTTTCAAACAGAATATATAATAATATACCTGCTAATAGTATTGAGATTTTTTATATAAAAGAAAATAAAAAAGAAATATTTACTCCGTAA